In Ensifer sp. PDNC004, the sequence TCATCTTCTTCGTGTTGCCGGATATCGGCATCCGCCTGCCGGCAATGCTCGCCGGCATCATCGGCCTCGGGCTTCACTATGGGACCTATGCGGCGGAGGTCTACCGCGCTGGTATCGAGAACGTGCCGCGCGGCCAATGGGAGGCGGCCAGGGCGACGAACCTCACCGGCCGACAGACCTGGATCCACGTCATCCTGCCGCAGGCGATCCCGCCGATGATCCCGGCGCTCGCCAACTATCTGATCGCCATGTTCAAGGAGACGCCGCTGCTTTCCGCCATCACCGTGCTCGAGTTGATGAACCAGGCGAAAAGCGTCGCCAACAGCAGCTATCGCTATATCGAGCCGATGACGCTTGTCGGGGTCTTCT encodes:
- the ehuD gene encoding ectoine/hydroxyectoine ABC transporter permease subunit EhuD, with translation MEWDWNFVWEIMPTLLEGLKITILATVFGAALAAVIGLVFAILRMTAPRPIAKATGFIVEFIRGTPLLVQLYFIFFVLPDIGIRLPAMLAGIIGLGLHYGTYAAEVYRAGIENVPRGQWEAARATNLTGRQTWIHVILPQAIPPMIPALANYLIAMFKETPLLSAITVLELMNQAKSVANSSYRYIEPMTLVGVFFLIMSLISVVFLRWLEERYARVEER